One Chaetodon trifascialis isolate fChaTrf1 chromosome 12, fChaTrf1.hap1, whole genome shotgun sequence DNA window includes the following coding sequences:
- the LOC139340222 gene encoding desmin-like: MSKSYSASAQSSSSYRRTFGSGVGSSPMSSLFSSLGGGRSSSSSHMSSRVYEVKSTGIPSYSAHRVSSGVGAAGYGSSTAMRTYSGEKLDFNLADAMNQDFLNTRTNEKAELQHLNDRFASYIEKVRFLEQQNAALTVEIEKLRGREGPGRVAEMYEEEMRELRRQIEAISNQRARVEVERDNLADDLQKLKLRLQEEIHQKEEAENNLSAFRADVDNATLARLDLERRIESLQEEIAFLKKIHEEEIRELQSQMQDTQVQIQMDMSKPDLTAALRDIRMQYEGIAAKNIAEAEDWYKSKVSDLNQAVNKNNDALRQAKQESMEYRHQIQSYTCEIDSLKGTNESLLRQMRDMEDRMAREASGYQDTIARLEEDIAKMKDDMARHLREYQDLLNVKMALDIEIATYRKLLEGEESRITTTAPIQSAYSSIGFRETSPESQHQRSSEVHSKKTVLIKTIETRDGEVVSESTQHQQDIM; this comes from the exons ATGAGCAAGTCCTACTCCGCCTCAGCTCAGTCTTCCTCCTCATACCGTCGCACCTTCGGGTCTGGCGTAGGGTCATCCCCAatgtcctccctcttctcctctctcggAGGTGGTCGTAGCTCCTCTTCAAGCCATATGTCTTCCAGAGTCTATGAGGTCAAGAGCACTGGCATCCCCTCCTATTCTGCCCACCGGGTGTCCTCTGGTGTAGGGGCAGCAGGGTATGGCTCCTCTACAGCCATGCGCACCTATTCCGGAGAGAAACTCGACTTCAACCTGGCCGATGCCATGAACCAGGACTTCCTCAACACAAGGACCAACGAGAAGGCCGAGCTTCAGCACCTCAACGACCGCTTCGCCAGCTACATCGAGAAGGTGCGTTTCCTGGAGCAGCAGAATGCAGCGCTGACAGTGGAGATTGAGAAGCTGAGGGGCCGCGAGGGGCCCGGGCGCGTGGCTGAGATGTatgaggaggaaatgagggagCTGAGGAGGCAAATAGAGGCCATCTCCAACCAGCGCGCCCGCGTGGAGGTGGAAAGAGACAACCTGGCTGATGACCTGCAGAAACTTAAGCTCAG ACTGCAGGAGGAGATTCACCAGAAGGAAGAGGCTGAGAACAACCTGTCTGCCTTCAGAGCC GATGTAGACAATGCCACTCTGGCCAGGCTGGACCTGGAGAGACGCATTGAGAGTCTGCAAGAGGAGATTGCCTTCCTCAAGAAGATCCACGAAGAG GAGATCCGTGAGCTGCAGAGCCAGATGCAGGACACTCAGGTGCAGATCCAGATGGACATGTCTAAACCCGACCTGACCGCTGCTCTGAGGGACATCCGCATGCAGTACGAGGGCATCGCCGCCAAGAACATCGCAGAGGCTGAGGACTGGTACAAGTCTAAG GTGTCTGATCTGAACCAGGCTGTGAATAAGAACAATGATGCACTGCGTCAGGCCAAGCAGGAGAGCATGGAGTACAGGCACCAGATTCAGTCCTACACCTGTGAGATCGACTCACTCAAGGGCACT AACGAGTCTCTGCTGCGTCAGATGAGAGACATGGAGGATCGCATGGCCCGCGAGGCTTCTGGCTACCAGGATACTATCGCACGGCTGGAGGAAGACATCGCTAAGATGAAG GATGATATGGCTCGTCACCTGAGAGAGTACCAGGACCTCCTCAATGTGAAGATGGCCCTCGACATTGAAATTGCCACCTACCGCAAGctgctggagggagaggagagcag GATCACCACCACTGCGCCTATCCAGTCTGCTTATTCCTCTATTGGATTCagag AGACCAGTCCTGAGTCCCAGCATCAGCGCTCCTCAGAGGTCCACTCCAAAAAGACTGTCCTCATCAAGACCATCGAGACCCGCGATGGAGAG GTTGTCAGTGAGTCCACACAGCACCAGCAAGACATCATGTAA